The following are encoded together in the Leguminivora glycinivorella isolate SPB_JAAS2020 chromosome 18, LegGlyc_1.1, whole genome shotgun sequence genome:
- the LOC125235990 gene encoding uncharacterized protein LOC125235990 isoform X2 has protein sequence MTDVTAGTKENKLTEAKDTDSLIELIKQGKRSFIYKCGKDTLLKIISEEGLQCPTNPTIDSLRKVLSNYYQNQPKISKQKTMTNYELKPFNGDNWDVFEQQLESLILLNDVSADKQAALLITKITPSVFETLQILCKPKKPTTLTYKELCEKLREKYTQTKTPLLDRAEFRRRNQLPTESIEEYVLNLQKLSRKCNFKDEEDQIKEKLVDGVYSKLVKFELMKQTTTNLGDLINLAKTVESAYKQVNEEDTSNISYVKPKARAVGQKFTPSKKNYNNNMKSKCFCCGKENHLKKDCTLKTKFCSECGQQGHIFKMCPNKYRQTNVLNVASEENKEDQGLEEEKNVCEEYETYTFDRMPNN, from the exons ATGACAGATGTCACTGCGGGTACTAAAGAAAATAAATTGACAGAAGCAAAAGACACCGATTCTCTCATAGAATTGATAAAACAAGGAAAAAGGAGTTTCATTTATAAATGTGGGAAAGAtactttactaaaaataatATCTGAAGAGGGTTTGCAGTGCCCGACAAATCCAACGATTGATTCGTTACGCAAGGTATTAAGTAATTATTACCAAAACCAACCTAAAATCTCAAAACAAAAGACCATGACGAATTACGAACTAAAACCGTTTAACGGAGACAACTGGGATGTTTTCGAGCAGCAATTAGAATCATTAATACTTTTAAACGATGTGTCTGCTGACAAACAAGCCGCATTGcttattacaaaaataacaCCAAGTGTATTtgaaacattacaaattttgtGTAAACCAAAAAAACCAACAACATTGACTTACAAAGAGTTATGTGAGAAATTACGAGAGAAATATACACAAACGAAAACACCACTGTTAGACAGAGCCGAGTTTAGACGTCGCAACCAACTACCTACTGAGTCAATTGAAGAGTATGTGTTAAACCTTCAAAAATTATCTCGCAAGTGCAATTTCAAGGATGAAGAAGACCAGATTAAAGAAAAACTGGTTGATGGAGTGTACTCCAAACTTGTCAAGTTTGAACTGATGAAGCAAACCACAACTAATTTAGGAGACTTGATTAACTTGGCGAAAACAGTAGAATCTGCATATAAACAAGTAAATGAAGAAGACACCAGCAACATATCATATGTTAAACCTAAAGCCAGAGCAGTGGGACAGAAGTTTACACCCTCCAAGaagaattataataataatatgaaaagtaagtGTTTCTGCTGCGGGAAAGAAAACCACCTTAAAAAGGATTGCACACTGAAGACTAAATTTTGCTCGGAATGCGGTCAACAAggccatatatttaaaatgtgccCAAATAAGTATAGACAAACAAATGTTTTGAATGTAGCAAGTGAAGAAAATAAAGAGGACCAAGGATtagaagaagaaaaaaatgtatgtgaagAGTATGAAACCTATACATTTGACAGA aTGCCAAACAACTAA
- the LOC125235990 gene encoding uncharacterized protein K02A2.6-like isoform X1: protein MCKKLIGIPNTIVFIDNIYVAGKSLQETYETLVKVLNRLQESNFKLKPEKCKLFTSHIDVFGFRIDKEGMSLIKSNIEPLLNVPAPTNLTLLKSFLGKINYYSRFLRDMAKILSPLYECTKLNKFNWTADCQKSFDTIKNKLASADNLRHFNPDLPIIVTADASNHGLGAVLSNRDKNGVVRPIAYASKKLNTTEQKYAAIDREAMGIVFAVTKFYNYIYGRQFELETDSSALVRIFGPTKGIPKMAAKRLQHYAIFLSAFNYKIKHIKTNNNPADYLSRNPDNTECTSQHVNPINKVDNLIHVLYTNSSEIDYLNFKVIEENTQKDVLLSKVIEYCTTGWPNKILIMSELLPFYNRKDEISVDQGCLLWGHRVIIPEINQKAVLKSLHKTHFGIVRMKEIARSYFWWPKLNSEIESIGKSCIICLTNHKNPMKSPQPWPTPPTAWYRIHADFLGPFYNKMYLIIIDSYSKWPEAFEMSNMTATKTMDVLDKLFSRFGYPDQLVTDNQTTFTSTEFKSYCKEHNIKQIFSPPYHPATNGAAENFVHTFKAAVTKIRENGCSINSAINLFLFDYRTTPHRTTGETPACLLLGRELRNRFSCLKPPPILEDVSEREGRKAGKRKVNFIVGQKVMVRDYRKGYKPWIVGTIVSDSVPDLTYIIEVQGMRWKRHIDQMVYCNEDVDNN, encoded by the coding sequence ATGTGTAAAAAACTTATAGGTATACCAAATACTATTGTATTTATTGATAACATTTACGTGGCAGGGAAAAGTTTACAAGAAACATATGAAACCCTTGTCAAAGTGCTTAATAGACTACAAGAAAGTAATTTCAAATTAAAACCTGAAAAATGTAAACTTTTCACAAGCCACATAGACGTGTTTGGATTTCGTATAGATAAAGAGGGAATGAGCCTCATAAAATCAAATATTGAGCCATTATTGAATGTGCCTGCACCAACTAACCTAACATTGCTAAAATCATTtttaggaaaaataaattattactcCCGATTTCTAAGAGATATGGCTAAGATTCTGAGTCCATTATATGAATgcactaaattaaataaattcaacTGGACAGCCGACTGTCAAAAATCATTTgacacaattaaaaataaattagcctccgcagataaTTTAAGACATTTCAATCCAGACCTCCCAATAATTGTAACTGCTGATGCTTCAAATCATGGACTTGGTGCTGTGTTATCAAACCGGGACAAAAATGGTGTAGTCAGGCCCATAGCTTATgcaagcaaaaaattaaatacaacgGAACAAAAATATGCTGCCATAGACAGGGAGGCTATGGGAATTGTGTTTGCGGTCACTaagttttataattatatttatggcCGACAATTTGAATTAGAAACAGACAGTTCTGCTCTAGTCAGGATTTTTGGACCAACAAAAGGTATACCAAAAATGGCCGCAAAGCGGTTACAACACTATGCCATATTTCTCTCAGCtttcaattataaaattaaacacattaAAACTAACAATAATCCAGCAGACTATTTGTCCAGAAATCCTGACAATACAGAATGTACCAGCCAACATGTAAACCCAATTAATAAAGTTGATAATTTGATACATGTATTGTATACAAATAGCTCTGAAATAgactatttaaattttaaagttatagaagaaaatacacaaaaagatgTACTATTAAGTAAAGTAATTGAATATTGTACAACAGGTTGgccaaataaaattttaattatgtcaGAACTTCTACCATTTTATAATAGAAAGGATGAAATTAGTGTGGATCAGGGTTGTTTACTTTGGGGACATAGAGTAATAATTCCAGAAATAAATCAAAAAGCTGTATTAAAAAGTTTACACAAAACACATTTTGGTATTGTTCGTATGAAAGAAATTGCTCGCTCTTATTTTTGGTGGCCAAAATTAAATTCAGAAATTGAAAGTATTGGAAAATCATGTATCATATGTTTAACAAACCATAAAAACCCCATGAAATCTCCACAGCCATGGCCAACACCACCTACAGCTTGGTATAGAATTCATGCGGATTTTTTGGGaccattttataataaaatgtatttaataattatagatAGCTATAGTAAATGGCCCGAGGCTTTCGAAATGTCAAACATGACAGCAACTAAAACAATGGATGTACTAGATAAGCTATTCAGTCGGTTTGGATATCCGGACCAGCTGGTCACAGATAACCAAACTACTTTCACAAGTACGGAATTTAAGAGCTATTGTAAGGAACATAacattaaacaaatattttcaccACCTTACCATCCAGCGACGAACGGAGCCGCAGAAAATTTTGTACACACTTTCAAGGCCGCGGTGACCAAAATAAGAGAAAATGGATGCAGTATTAACTCTGCAATCAATTTATTTCTATTTGATTATAGAACCACACCGCATAGAACAACAGGTGAGACTCCGGCTTGTTTGTTGCTGGGGAGAGAATTAAGAAATAGATTTAGCTGTCTTAAACCTCCACCTATATTGGAAGATGTATCTGAAAGGGAGGGGAGAAAGGCAGGTAAAAGAAAAGTTAATTTTATAGTAGGTCAAAAAGTAATGGTGAGAGACTATAGAAAAGGTTATAAACCTTGGATAGTAGGCACGATAGTGTCAGATTCTGTCCCGGATTTAACGTATATAATTGAGGTTCAAGGTATGCGGTGGAAACGTCATATTGATCAAATGGTGTATTGCAATGAGGACGTAGATAATAATTAG